AAGAGCTTTAATCTGTAGATCCTTATCTTCAACATCCACAGGTCCCTCTATTCTTAGGTGGAAAGGCTTAGCTGCTTCAGCAAGCTCACCAATGAAATCAGCGATCTTTTCCATATCGTTGTCAAATACGATACCAAGAGTACCATATACATCAATGTGGAATGTAGGATTGTATGATTCACTAACTCGTTTCTCAATGATACGATCACGTAGCCACTCAATGTAAGCTTTTAGCTTCTCGCCTTTCAGACCTGTTTTTTCTTCAACATGGTTGAATAATGCGTGAGGAAGTACTTCAGCACCCTTCATGATCATCTTATCCGCATTCAGATAACGGTCGTCACCTGACTGAGTAAAGATAGGAATCATAGTGTCAGAGATCTTAAGATCATACTCCTCTGCAATGACTTGTGCCATTAGTTTATTTTGAGATTTAGCTACTGCATCAAGGCAAGCTTGAGTCACACCATATCTAATAGCAGTATGGAAAGGCTTTCCAGTCTCAGGCTTAATGTACTTATCTACACGATCTGCCATTTCACGGAAAGTGGTAATATCCTTACCTTCATACATCGGTGCGATCTCTTTTAGGATCACAGGGATGAAGTTTTTGGCAAGAAATAAAGGGTCACGACCACCTGCTCCTGAGTATTGTACTGCTGCACAGTCTCCGTGAGCAATGGCTCCATTTTCTAGGATGAAAAGTACTGATATTGATTCACCAGCTTGGCGAACATCCACGAACCCTTCTGTTACTGGTGTGCCAGAGTAAAAGGCACCATCATTTTTCGCACCACGCTTGATTGCACGTTGGTCGTCGAAGTAAAAACCAGTCTTACCAGGTGCACATACTACTTTCTTAATTTTCATGTTTCTCTTTATTTTGTTGATTTTATTTTGTTGATTTTCAGGGTAAATGATTGCATCGTAATATTATTTACGACCAACTAAGAAGCCCTTACCGATTGCATATACGTCATCAATAACCATCTGGAAGTTCACCTCTCTATTTTCGAAGCGAGCTCTCTCTTCAAGTTTTTCCTTGTGTAGCTTTTTGATGTCATCGCTGAATGGTAGGTTACCGGTGTCTAGGAAGCGAACAGCACCAGTATTGTCACGTGCTGGCAGTACCGCTCCAGCATTGTATTTACTTGGGGCAAATGGGATATCAAGTACACCTGCCTCGAATGCAGCTATTGTACCTTGAGCCCAGTCTCCATTTCCAAGTTCTTCAACTTTTGCTAAGATCTGATCCACCTCTGCTTCGATAATCTCAGACTCATTTAGCACCATAGGAATGTTGGTGAAATCTTGGTCGCGAAGCATGCTGATCACCTGCTTTGTAGCACGAAGACCTGCTGCGTTTGCTTCTTTGGTAGGAACACCCATCGCTTCATGAGGAGTTTTCACGATCACCTTTGTTGCTTTCGCAAGTGCAGCAGTTGCTGAACCCCATGAAATTACACCAAATGCCTTAGCTTCGTCCTGTGGGAAACCACCCATCCATTGGTGGAATACTGTTGTTACCTTAACATCGTCATATCCATACTTAGCTAGATACTCCTGTGTTTGCTTCCTAAGTGAGCGAATAGCGGCAACGTCTTGGATTAAGTTACCACACTGTCCATATCCTACAGTGATATCCTTCACACCCTGGGTAGCTGCTAGTAGAGATTCTATAATAGCTACGGCATTAGAAATACATGCTGGGATCAATGTACCTGTTAGTGGACCAAATGGCTCACGGTTGATATCCACACCAGCTTCTGCGTACATACCGCAAAGACGGTCAGTGTACTGCCAATATCTAATAGTACGAGCTAATGAATAGTCTTTAGAGTATGGGATGTTATACGAAATACCTCCACCCTCATATGAAGTAAAACCGCCTGCGATAGAAAGCTCAGTCAGAAGACGAGCATCAGGGGTACCGTGTCGAACCTGTACAGGATTTTTAAGAGCTGATGTTACAGTACGGCAAATATCCACACCATAGTTAACGATTGGGAACCCATTTAGCATGGAGCGACCACTCTCCTTACTTTTTTCAATTCCCACTTCAGCCTCCTTGTAGCGATTAAGACGAGTGTAACTATCAACAGTTGAAGGAAGCAAGTCAGCCTCTCCTTCGTTCTCTAGGAATTGAAGAAGCTTGATGTGCTCATCATAAAGTGCCACACCAGCTCGAGGTTGAATTAAGGTTACTCCCTCTTCTTGTGCTTTTTGAAGTTTTTGGTCAAATCTCTTCTTTGCTGGAATAGACTTTTGGTATTCTACAGCTTCATTGAAGTCCACATGAGCACCTGTAGGCCAAGTGGCTAATACTTCTTTCCTTTCTTTTTGAAATTCGTCGTCGCTAATTCGAACGTTACGGATATCCATAGTTTGTATATTCTTAATAATAAATTTAATCTAATTTCTTTCTCTTATTCCTTTATAGGTACTTAAGCTCTTTTTTCATGATCTGAAGAGCCACATCAGGTAACTCAGCACTCAGAAGTCCCATAGATGCCATTATATATGTACTATCTAGTAGGAACTCTGGCTCCTTAGGTTTAGCAAATTCATAGCAAGCTAGATCATATTTAACTCCAGATAGAATAAATGCTGGGTCTTCGCTGTGTACGAGAGCCCCACCAATTCCTAATACCTTGGACACCTTAGTCAGGTCTTTACCATCAATGGTATAAGCCTGCCCCATAGGCGTAAATACAGAGGTCATTTTCCCAACGTGTCTTTCTGTTGCTATCTTGATGGCACCCTTAGCTAAAGCCATTTCGAACTTTGATTCATGGGTATTTTCAGCCCTTCTTGACTTAACCTCAATACAAGACTTTATCCAATCTTCAAGTTCTTCTTGATTGCTACCTATTTCTTTCGCTGAATCAAAAAGGTCTAGTTCTTCAGCTAGAGAGGATAAGCTATACCTCATGCCTAGATCTCCTTCCACTGTTCTCTTGCTTTCTGGCTCTGGAAGACCCCTCTGCATAATATTCGAGGCTGAAGGCTCTCCTTTCGCTATCGAATAGACATCGGTAGTCGCACCACCTAGGTCAACAGCTAGGAGCTCTCCAATTCCTTCTTCGGTGTGCGTGCCTTTACTGAGCAATTCGCAAGCATTAAGTACCGCTAGAGGTGTTGGGATGATCTCGTTAGCCGCAATGTCTTGAGCTGCTGTTAGTCCTTTTGCTTCGATGATAGAGTCGATAAAGAGCTGCATAATACATGCTTTGGCAGGCAAGATATTTAAAGTGTTAAAGTTGGGCATAACGTTGTCTGTTACGACGAATGGACGCCCAGCCTCCTTTAGTATCTCGCTTACCTCTTCCTCCGCATTCTTGTTTCCAGCAACGATAATGGTGAATTTCCCCTTTATACCAGCTAAGACTTTAGCATTCTTGATAATAGTCTCTTTATTACCGCCATCTGTTCCACCGCAGAGTAGTACTAAGTCAGGTGCAATCTGCTCAATCTCCTGAGCTTCTCTTTTACTGATTTCGAAGGAGTAGGTTTTCATGACCTTAGCACCAGCACTTGATGCCGCCATTCTAGCTGCTTTAGCAGTCAGTTCTGGTACGAGCCCAGATGCCACCATCTTAAGACCACCGGCTGCACTACTGCAGCATAAAAAACGATCGTACTCCCATGTGCTATTCAGCTTGGCATGCAAGCTATCAATCGCAGCATGTAGTCCCTCCATTACATCAGTTTCGATTGTGGTGAATGCAGCCCCCGTTCCAATTATTTCACTCTTTTCAGTGTCAATAGCTGTTACCTTGGTATACGTGCTCCCAAAGTCTGCCGTTAGATATCTCATAAAAAATAGCTTACTATGCTTTTGTACGCAATAAAGCTGAACAAATGTGATTATCTCTCGATTCCAAGAATCTTGTCTAGATCTTCTATAGTGGTCTCAATTGGAGTACCTGGAGGATAAACTTTATTGAAGCCCATATTCATGAATCTCTTTTCTACGTCGGCAAAATCTTGCTTTCCTACGACAAGGTTACCTCCTGCTAGAATAGGTATTTCCTTCAATCCAGCTTCATCACATTTCTCTCTCAGACCATTACAGTCAATTTCGCCATGACCATATAGGGAAGAAACAAGGATAGCGTCAGCATTAGTTTCGATTGCTGCAGAAATGTACTCTTCCTGAGTGACCATTACACCTAAATTTACTACCTTATAGCCAGCTTGCTGCAAAGCAAACGCAATGATCTTATTACCAACTGCGTGAGCATCAGCACCAATGACACCAGTAACTATGGTTTTTCCGTTCATAAAATGATTAACGCCTCTAAATAGCGTTATTATTTAAAGTAAATATAAAAATGAGGGTTAGATTTTGTATGGTTACAAACATACTGGGAAGATGAAGCTTTTTCATCTTTCCACTCGCAAAGGTACAGAAATTAACTAGATTAATACCACAAAAAATGACTGATTGTTACCGAACCTTGCTCAATAGCAACTTTTAGATTCTTAGGCTCTTATCTTCGTTTTTAACTATATTTGACTTATCTATAACCTAAACTAAAAAATTGTAGCGGATGATCCAAATGAGAAACCGAAATGTAATTATTATGCCGTTTTATTTTAAATGTTGTTTTTGAGGTTAGAGGTTATTATTTTATAAGTTTGTGATTTTTATAAAACTTACGTCCTGTTATTCGTTTTTTATTTTTGCCTTCATTACTATCATTTATTTAAGCTGGGTGTAACTTCTCTATTTGATATCTACTTTTGTAGTTATGGCTCTCATACTCTTATGCTCTTCTACTTTGTCGTTTAAACACTTAGCAGAAATATAAGATAAGTATCAATAATGGCATTTTATTTGAGCATTTTATGAGGTAAGTAAAGTATGGCCCTTACTATTTGTAATATAATACTGTGAAATTATTTAGAAAACTCGTATTTATAATGATATAATAGATTTAATTCGTTGATTAATAGTTGTTTCAAATTGGTGATGTTTTGACATCTTTACAATCATTCTAAAAGGCTAAAAGCAGTCAAAAATTAAGTTATATGAAAGAAAAATCTTTCTGATATAAAAAATATATTTTTCTTATGAGAAGCCAAGTGGTTTCTTACAGGAAGAAAAATAGCTGATTATTATAACCTTTTTTTGATGGTACTTTTTATTTAGTCATTGAATCGATAAGTTACAGGTGTTCTGAACTAAATATGTGTCATTTAGGGCTCTTGTGATGTACAGGATGTTTACGATCTTAAGTTTTTTAGCTGTGCTCTCATGCTTATCTATTCTTATTAATTGAATAGAAAAATATATGTAAATTTGCTTAGTCTCTCAGTTGAGACTAATAATATTATGAGATACAGAACAAACTTAAATTTTATTTCGTATTTAACCTTTTTCGCTCTACTTATTATAGTGGGGTGCTCTAGTTGTTCTACTTATAGCCGGTTTATGAGTCGGGATGCAGAGGTTCATAACGTCATCTCTTCTTTGGATCTTGGGATCAGTAGGCAGGATGCTCTGAAAGCTATCAAACACGAACCAGACTATGTAACAAAAGAGTTAATGTCTGATGGTAGTTACGTAGAGAGTCTGGTGTATAAGGGGACTTATTGTAAGGAGATATATGAGTGTACCCCATATATTTATACATTATTTTTTGAAAATGATAAGCTAGTCCTAGTAGATATGCAGGATGATATTGATAAACTTAGAATGGAAGAGTATTATCGAATAGCTAACCAACGGATGAAGAACTTGCGTAGATAAGCTTGTAGCGATTCTTATTGTTTATTATAAGTAATGAAGAAGGGTAAGATAGTTGTCCTTGATGACAATAAAAATGTGCTAAATGCTTTAGAGTTACTTTTTCGAACTTATTTCGAGGAAGCGACATTGATTACTTACCCTTTTGACCTGCTCGATACTATTCGAAAGTCTCAGCCTGATGTGGTACTTCTGGATATGAACTTTAAGGCAGGGATTAATACTGGTAATGAGGGATTGTATTGGCTATCAGAGGTAAAGAAACTTTACCCTGATTTACCCGTAGTCTTATTTACTGCTTATGCAGATATTGATTTGGCTGTTGAGGCATTGAAACGTGGGGCATCAGACTTCGTAGTAAAGCCGTGGGATAATCAGCGATTAATTGATAGCCTATACCAAGCTATGGGAGCAGAGAGTCGCAAGGGTAAGGCTTCGACACATCGTCAAGGTAGAGGTGCTCTAGGTAAAGTCTCATTAGGGCAATCTGCCGCAATGAAAAGGGTGGTGGAGTTGCTGAATAAGGTGGCAGCCACAGATGCTAACTTATTGATTACTGGCGAGAATGGCACAGGGAAGGAGGTCTTTGCTAATTATGTTCATGAGCAATCCTTGCGAAGCCATAAGCCTATGGTTCAAGTCGATATGGGGGCGATCACCGAGTCCTTATTTGAGAGTGAACTTTTTGGCCATGTTAAGGGTGCGTTTACTGATGCCCACTCTAATAGGGAAGGGAAGATTCAAGCAGCGGACGGTGGTACACTTTTTCTTGACGAGATAGGGAATCTGGCTCTGGATATGCAAGCAAAATTGCTTGTGGCACTTCAGAGACGTGAGATAGTAAGGGTGGGGGATAATAAGCCTATTCCCTTTGATGTACGCTTAATTACCGCCACTAATAGTCGTATTTTTGATGCTGTGGCAACAGGTAAGTTTAGAGAGGACTTATTATATCGTATCAATACTATTCACGTAGAGATTCCACCATTAAGAGAGCGTCCAGAGGATATACCTGCATTAGTGCAGCTCTTTTTACAGGAGTATGCTGAGGAGTATGCCAAAGATATATCTGGAGTGAGTGATGATGCTATGCAGAAGCTATGCACACATTCGTGGCGGGGTAATGTCCGAGAATTACGCCATGCTGTAGAGAAGGCTGTTATCTTATCCGAAGGGCAGCAACTAATGACCGATGACTTTCACTTTGAGTATATTCATCAGACTTCTGGTAGTCAGGTGCCTATTACGATAGAAGCCATGGAGTCACAGCTTATTCGTCAAGCCCTCGAAAGGACTAACTATAATATTAGCCTTGCAGCCGATGAGTTGGGTATCTCTCGACCTACGCTTTATTCTAAAATCAAGAAGTACAACCTATAGCTTTTGAAGGTATCATACCAATAGCTATAAATACTTAGAATTCAAGAGTAAAGGTGTTGCCGTGAGGCTGAGCATTATATCTAAGGTTTCCTCCATGTAGTCGCATGATGTAGCGTGAGAGGCTCAAGCCGATGCCGTTGCCATTCTCTTTGGTGGTGAAAAATGGGATGAATATATACTCCTTAATCTCCTCTGGAATAGGTGCACCACTATTATAGATTTTCAGTAAAGGTCGTTTGTTATTGGTATGGTCGGAACTAATAATGATTTCTCCACCGTCTTCTGTCGCCTCTGCGGCATTCTTTAATATATTTTGAAGCACTTGCATTAATAAGCTCCTATCCGCTTCTATTTGCTGTATATCTTGGTTAAGATGCACACTTAATTTGATTTCCTTTTTCAGAACCTCTTCTTGGATAAGAAGTGTCGCCTGGTTCAGTA
This genomic window from Porphyromonadaceae bacterium W3.11 contains:
- a CDS encoding methylaspartate ammonia-lyase; translation: MKIKKVVCAPGKTGFYFDDQRAIKRGAKNDGAFYSGTPVTEGFVDVRQAGESISVLFILENGAIAHGDCAAVQYSGAGGRDPLFLAKNFIPVILKEIAPMYEGKDITTFREMADRVDKYIKPETGKPFHTAIRYGVTQACLDAVAKSQNKLMAQVIAEEYDLKISDTMIPIFTQSGDDRYLNADKMIMKGAEVLPHALFNHVEEKTGLKGEKLKAYIEWLRDRIIEKRVSESYNPTFHIDVYGTLGIVFDNDMEKIADFIGELAEAAKPFHLRIEGPVDVEDKDLQIKALHDIRKFMDDKGIDAEIVADEWCNTLEDIIDFSKEKAGHMAQIKTPDLGGINNAIEAVLYCKEHNMGAYLGGTCNETNRSAEICAHIAMATQPKQMLAKPGMGVDEGYMLVFNEMSRILALKDVL
- a CDS encoding methylaspartate mutase subunit E, with the translated sequence MDIRNVRISDDEFQKERKEVLATWPTGAHVDFNEAVEYQKSIPAKKRFDQKLQKAQEEGVTLIQPRAGVALYDEHIKLLQFLENEGEADLLPSTVDSYTRLNRYKEAEVGIEKSKESGRSMLNGFPIVNYGVDICRTVTSALKNPVQVRHGTPDARLLTELSIAGGFTSYEGGGISYNIPYSKDYSLARTIRYWQYTDRLCGMYAEAGVDINREPFGPLTGTLIPACISNAVAIIESLLAATQGVKDITVGYGQCGNLIQDVAAIRSLRKQTQEYLAKYGYDDVKVTTVFHQWMGGFPQDEAKAFGVISWGSATAALAKATKVIVKTPHEAMGVPTKEANAAGLRATKQVISMLRDQDFTNIPMVLNESEIIEAEVDQILAKVEELGNGDWAQGTIAAFEAGVLDIPFAPSKYNAGAVLPARDNTGAVRFLDTGNLPFSDDIKKLHKEKLEERARFENREVNFQMVIDDVYAIGKGFLVGRK
- the glmL gene encoding methylaspartate mutase accessory protein GlmL — its product is MRYLTADFGSTYTKVTAIDTEKSEIIGTGAAFTTIETDVMEGLHAAIDSLHAKLNSTWEYDRFLCCSSAAGGLKMVASGLVPELTAKAARMAASSAGAKVMKTYSFEISKREAQEIEQIAPDLVLLCGGTDGGNKETIIKNAKVLAGIKGKFTIIVAGNKNAEEEVSEILKEAGRPFVVTDNVMPNFNTLNILPAKACIMQLFIDSIIEAKGLTAAQDIAANEIIPTPLAVLNACELLSKGTHTEEGIGELLAVDLGGATTDVYSIAKGEPSASNIMQRGLPEPESKRTVEGDLGMRYSLSSLAEELDLFDSAKEIGSNQEELEDWIKSCIEVKSRRAENTHESKFEMALAKGAIKIATERHVGKMTSVFTPMGQAYTIDGKDLTKVSKVLGIGGALVHSEDPAFILSGVKYDLACYEFAKPKEPEFLLDSTYIMASMGLLSAELPDVALQIMKKELKYL
- the glmS gene encoding methylaspartate mutase subunit S, giving the protein MNGKTIVTGVIGADAHAVGNKIIAFALQQAGYKVVNLGVMVTQEEYISAAIETNADAILVSSLYGHGEIDCNGLREKCDEAGLKEIPILAGGNLVVGKQDFADVEKRFMNMGFNKVYPPGTPIETTIEDLDKILGIER
- a CDS encoding sigma-54 dependent transcriptional regulator, which produces MKKGKIVVLDDNKNVLNALELLFRTYFEEATLITYPFDLLDTIRKSQPDVVLLDMNFKAGINTGNEGLYWLSEVKKLYPDLPVVLFTAYADIDLAVEALKRGASDFVVKPWDNQRLIDSLYQAMGAESRKGKASTHRQGRGALGKVSLGQSAAMKRVVELLNKVAATDANLLITGENGTGKEVFANYVHEQSLRSHKPMVQVDMGAITESLFESELFGHVKGAFTDAHSNREGKIQAADGGTLFLDEIGNLALDMQAKLLVALQRREIVRVGDNKPIPFDVRLITATNSRIFDAVATGKFREDLLYRINTIHVEIPPLRERPEDIPALVQLFLQEYAEEYAKDISGVSDDAMQKLCTHSWRGNVRELRHAVEKAVILSEGQQLMTDDFHFEYIHQTSGSQVPITIEAMESQLIRQALERTNYNISLAADELGISRPTLYSKIKKYNL